One Clostridium estertheticum DNA segment encodes these proteins:
- the pepF gene encoding oligoendopeptidase F, with protein MSEVKKLKTRDEINSMYKWKVDKMYATSAAWEEDFEILKSKAPEMKRFSGKLGKAEELLLFLESDVEIGKLLDRLLVYAHLRGDEDTAKAEFQVLKNKVDAYAAEVSSVTAFFVPELLSLPEGAVDEAIRRLPALKLYEFYLKDILDQKPHILSAEGEKLLASVSDCLNAPGNIFGMLTNADMTFPSIKDESGNEVELTEGNYSSFIKSKDRRVRKDAFDALFGTYSGFKNTLTTSLTSSIKNFVFNAKTRNYTCALESSLKPNNIPVEVYHNVVDTINNNLSSLHKYVSLKKKLLGLDEIHMYDLYVPIVDVEVDHIEYADAVKITLDGIKPLGQEYLDIFKQGISEGWVDVFENKGKRTGAYSWGCYDSMPYVLLNYNYQLNDVSTLAHEMGHSIHSYYSRKTQPYIYSEYVLFCAEVASITNECLLIDYLIKNETDKKKRLFLINQQLEGIRTTVFRQCMFAEFEKITHESIEKGNPLSPEDLCKTYHDLNVRYFGADMVVDEGIDMEWSRIPHFYNDFYVYQYTTGFAAANSFSKMIVEEGESAVERYKGFLKSGGSDYPINILKKAGVDMSTPKPLEDTIRRFDELLEMLEKEM; from the coding sequence GTGAGTGAAGTTAAAAAGCTTAAGACAAGAGATGAAATCAATAGTATGTATAAGTGGAAAGTTGATAAGATGTATGCGACTTCTGCGGCGTGGGAAGAAGATTTTGAAATATTAAAATCTAAGGCTCCAGAAATGAAAAGGTTTTCAGGAAAATTGGGCAAGGCTGAGGAGTTATTATTATTTTTAGAAAGCGATGTAGAAATTGGGAAACTTTTAGATAGATTACTTGTATATGCTCATCTAAGAGGGGACGAGGATACGGCTAAGGCTGAGTTTCAAGTTCTTAAAAATAAGGTTGATGCTTATGCGGCAGAAGTTTCCAGTGTCACAGCATTTTTTGTTCCTGAATTATTATCATTACCAGAGGGAGCTGTAGATGAGGCGATTAGAAGGCTTCCAGCGCTTAAACTATATGAATTCTATTTAAAAGATATTTTAGATCAAAAACCTCATATTTTAAGTGCAGAGGGAGAAAAGCTTTTGGCTTCTGTTAGTGACTGTTTAAATGCACCAGGAAATATATTTGGAATGCTTACAAATGCAGACATGACATTTCCAAGTATAAAAGATGAAAGTGGTAATGAGGTTGAATTAACAGAAGGAAATTACAGTAGTTTTATAAAATCAAAGGATAGAAGAGTAAGAAAAGACGCCTTCGATGCATTATTTGGAACCTATAGTGGATTTAAAAATACACTAACAACATCTTTAACATCTTCAATAAAGAATTTTGTATTTAATGCAAAAACAAGAAATTATACCTGCGCATTAGAAAGTTCTTTAAAGCCTAATAATATTCCGGTAGAGGTTTATCATAATGTGGTGGATACTATAAATAATAATTTATCTTCACTTCATAAATACGTAAGCCTTAAAAAGAAACTGCTAGGGCTTGATGAAATTCATATGTATGATTTATATGTGCCAATTGTCGATGTAGAAGTAGATCATATTGAATATGCTGATGCTGTTAAAATAACACTCGATGGTATTAAACCACTAGGGCAAGAGTATTTAGATATTTTCAAACAAGGAATTAGTGAAGGTTGGGTAGACGTATTTGAAAATAAGGGCAAACGTACAGGGGCATATTCCTGGGGCTGCTATGACAGTATGCCTTACGTACTTTTAAACTATAATTACCAATTGAATGATGTGTCAACGCTTGCTCATGAAATGGGGCACTCTATTCATTCTTATTATTCAAGAAAGACTCAACCCTATATATATTCTGAGTATGTGTTATTTTGTGCAGAAGTAGCATCAATAACTAATGAATGCCTATTAATAGATTATTTAATTAAAAATGAAACAGATAAGAAAAAAAGATTGTTCTTAATAAATCAGCAATTAGAAGGAATAAGGACTACAGTATTTAGACAATGTATGTTTGCAGAGTTTGAAAAAATAACTCATGAAAGTATAGAAAAGGGCAATCCATTATCTCCAGAGGATTTATGTAAAACTTATCATGATTTAAACGTAAGATATTTTGGAGCAGATATGGTTGTAGATGAAGGTATAGATATGGAATGGTCAAGAATACCTCACTTTTATAATGATTTTTATGTATATCAATATACTACAGGTTTTGCAGCAGCTAATTCTTTCAGTAAAATGATAGTTGAAGAGGGCGAAAGTGCTGTAGAAAGATATAAAGGGTTCTTAAAAAGTGGTGGAAGTGACTATCCAATAAATATACTTAAAAAGGCAGGGGTAGATATGTCCACTCCAAAACCTTTAGAGGATACTATAAGAAGATTTGATGAATTGTTAGAGATGCTGGAAAAAGAGATGTAA
- a CDS encoding YjjW family glycine radical enzyme activase: protein MIKGLVNRIIPFSSVDGPGNRTAIFLQGCNFNCSYCHNPETINVCNNCGACVNACHYSALQFKGSDIVWDKTACSKCDECLKVCKRNSSPKAQSMTVEEVVGEIEKNKFFISGITVSGGECTLQSEFLTNLFREVKKMGLTCFMDTNGSVPLWDHQELVDVMDMAMVDIKAYNNEEHTRLTGMGNATVIENVKYLAKINKIYEIRTVIVPEVLDNYNNVDKISKLIAILNPDIRYKLIKYRQIGVRLDMINSYTPNDEIMRKLVETVNHNGCRNVVVV, encoded by the coding sequence ATGATTAAGGGACTAGTTAATCGAATTATTCCCTTCAGCTCTGTGGATGGGCCAGGAAATAGGACTGCTATATTTTTGCAAGGGTGCAATTTCAATTGCTCTTATTGTCATAATCCGGAAACTATAAATGTTTGTAATAATTGTGGGGCCTGCGTGAACGCTTGCCATTATAGCGCACTACAATTCAAGGGCTCTGATATAGTATGGGATAAAACAGCCTGCAGTAAATGTGATGAATGTTTAAAGGTTTGCAAAAGGAATAGTTCACCTAAAGCACAAAGCATGACTGTAGAAGAAGTTGTGGGAGAGATAGAGAAAAATAAATTTTTCATATCTGGAATTACAGTCTCAGGTGGTGAGTGTACCCTTCAAAGTGAGTTTTTAACCAATCTTTTTAGAGAAGTTAAAAAGATGGGGTTAACATGTTTTATGGATACTAATGGTTCGGTGCCACTATGGGACCATCAGGAGCTAGTGGACGTTATGGATATGGCAATGGTAGATATAAAAGCCTATAATAATGAGGAGCATACGAGGCTTACGGGTATGGGAAACGCCACTGTCATAGAAAATGTAAAATATTTAGCAAAGATAAATAAAATTTATGAAATTAGAACGGTTATTGTACCAGAAGTCTTAGATAACTATAACAATGTAGATAAAATCAGCAAGCTTATCGCGATCTTAAATCCGGATATAAGATATAAACTTATAAAATACAGGCAAATTGGTGTTCGACTTGATATGATAAACAGTTATACACCTAATGATGAAATTATGAGGAAACTGGTCGAGACAGTCAACCATAATGGGTGCAGAAATGTAGTTGTGGTATAG
- a CDS encoding YjjI family glycine radical enzyme codes for MDNILEIIKNGTLTYEQKVLTLARAAENSIDVLNIKPSTQLLRDEGIICDLFEGHAPYRPRYIVPNYEKFMKNGSEFLGLTPPSDIWEATNNLLILYNHVPSISSFPVYIGNIDLLLEPFVVNEEEAFHAIKLFLTHIDRTITDSFCHANIGPKDSKAGRLILRAERELQNAIPNLTLKYSTDTSDDFAIDAINTALITAKPSFANHEMFSKEFDGNYAIASCYNGLTIGGGSYTLSRLNLAGLAKKAKNQDEFINVTLPDAVEKMAGYMKERIRFLVEESGFFETNFLVKEGLIHKDNFTAMFGMFGLAECVNYFIDASKLENRFGHGKIANDLGYKIIEKLEDEVNKHNDHNCTISKGKYLLHAQVGIDTDMGISPGCRIPIGDEPELPQHIVEAAKFHKFFPSGIGDIFNFDSTVKSNPEYVLDIIKGAFKQQMRYFSAYSTDCDVIRITGYLVKRSEMEKLQKGQQVLQDTVTLGLGAVLNQKVYDRKIRKND; via the coding sequence ATGGACAACATTTTAGAAATTATTAAAAATGGGACCCTAACTTATGAACAAAAGGTACTAACTCTTGCAAGAGCGGCAGAAAATAGTATAGATGTTCTAAATATTAAACCAAGTACTCAACTCCTTCGTGATGAGGGAATAATATGTGATCTTTTTGAAGGACATGCACCTTATAGACCTAGGTATATAGTACCTAATTACGAAAAGTTTATGAAAAATGGAAGTGAATTTTTAGGCCTTACGCCACCTTCGGATATTTGGGAGGCTACAAATAATTTATTAATATTATACAATCATGTACCATCAATTTCTTCATTTCCAGTATATATAGGAAATATTGATTTACTTTTGGAACCCTTTGTGGTTAATGAAGAAGAAGCTTTTCACGCTATAAAATTATTTTTAACACATATAGATAGAACTATAACAGATTCATTTTGCCATGCAAATATAGGACCAAAAGATAGTAAAGCAGGAAGATTGATATTAAGAGCAGAAAGAGAATTGCAAAATGCAATTCCTAACCTAACTTTAAAATATAGTACTGATACCTCAGATGATTTTGCTATTGATGCAATTAATACTGCACTAATAACTGCAAAACCAAGTTTTGCTAACCATGAGATGTTCTCTAAGGAGTTTGATGGAAACTACGCTATAGCCAGTTGCTATAATGGATTAACAATAGGTGGGGGAAGCTACACACTATCTAGATTAAATTTAGCTGGACTTGCTAAAAAAGCAAAAAATCAAGATGAATTTATAAATGTAACATTGCCGGATGCAGTAGAGAAAATGGCTGGTTATATGAAAGAAAGGATTAGATTTTTAGTAGAGGAAAGCGGGTTCTTTGAAACTAATTTCTTGGTAAAAGAAGGATTAATCCATAAAGATAACTTTACTGCTATGTTTGGCATGTTTGGACTAGCAGAATGTGTGAATTATTTTATTGACGCTTCTAAACTAGAAAATAGATTTGGACATGGGAAAATTGCGAATGATCTAGGTTATAAGATTATTGAAAAGTTAGAAGATGAGGTTAATAAACACAATGACCATAACTGCACTATATCTAAAGGTAAATATTTATTACATGCTCAAGTGGGTATTGATACTGATATGGGGATAAGTCCAGGATGTAGAATTCCAATTGGGGATGAACCGGAGCTTCCTCAGCATATAGTAGAGGCAGCTAAATTTCATAAATTTTTTCCTTCGGGAATTGGTGATATATTTAATTTTGATAGTACAGTTAAAAGTAATCCGGAGTATGTGCTAGATATTATCAAAGGTGCTTTTAAACAGCAAATGAGATATTTTTCAGCATATTCTACAGATTGCGATGTAATAAGAATTACAGGATATCTTGTTAAAAGATCAGAAATGGAAAAATTACAAAAGGGACAGCAGGTGCTACAGGATACAGTGACATTAGGACTTGGGGCTGTTCTTAATCAAAAGGTGTATGACCGAAAAATAAGAAAAAATGATTAA
- a CDS encoding GNAT family N-acetyltransferase codes for MIETTRLYIIDAIEADIETIINLENHKDNRDFIWLGTYEAHKAEIEDKNHLLFVFRQKEDNFIVGFALIRLDFKSEVFELRRIAISNKGIGYGKEVMSALLKYAFEEININRFWLDVYPDNIIGIKLYEGLLMHRDGILRQNYKSERGYLDQIIYSMLKNEYFQNVIENATKISQS; via the coding sequence GTGATAGAAACGACACGTCTTTATATAATTGATGCAATAGAAGCGGATATTGAAACTATTATTAATTTGGAAAATCATAAGGACAATCGCGATTTCATATGGCTTGGTACATATGAGGCGCATAAAGCTGAAATTGAAGATAAAAACCACTTACTTTTTGTATTTAGACAAAAAGAAGATAATTTTATTGTTGGATTTGCATTAATTAGATTAGATTTTAAATCTGAAGTCTTTGAACTGAGAAGAATTGCTATTTCTAATAAAGGAATAGGATATGGCAAGGAAGTTATGTCTGCATTATTAAAATATGCATTTGAAGAAATAAATATTAATCGTTTTTGGTTAGATGTATACCCTGATAATATCATAGGAATTAAACTTTATGAAGGGCTTCTAATGCATCGTGATGGAATTCTAAGGCAGAACTATAAATCTGAAAGAGGTTATTTGGATCAAATCATATATTCTATGCTAAAAAATGAATATTTTCAAAATGTCATAGAAAATGCAACAAAAATTAGCCAGAGTTAG
- a CDS encoding PadR family transcriptional regulator, giving the protein MDKLIKTFLPMTETAYYILLSLTEPRHGYAIILHVEDITNGRIKLGSGTVYGTLTKLQNKGVISIFSDEKRRTVYEITEVGKKLILAEIERIKELHENAVRFEGDFYE; this is encoded by the coding sequence ATGGATAAGCTAATTAAAACTTTCCTGCCTATGACTGAAACAGCTTATTATATTTTATTATCATTAACGGAGCCTAGACATGGTTACGCCATAATACTACATGTTGAAGACATAACAAATGGAAGAATTAAGTTAGGTTCAGGAACAGTTTATGGAACCCTTACAAAGCTACAGAATAAGGGAGTAATTTCAATTTTTTCTGATGAAAAAAGACGTACCGTCTATGAAATAACTGAAGTAGGGAAAAAACTTATTCTTGCAGAAATAGAGAGAATAAAAGAACTCCATGAAAATGCAGTAAGATTTGAGGGGGATTTTTATGAGTAA
- a CDS encoding DUF2812 domain-containing protein, which produces MSKRVFRPFWSLDIIETENWLCEMSAKGYSLNKIEDITKVFVFEKGEMSRVHFSICRHKTGINVASQSLLTSGWYSVYTNGKWTILANENDESQIKIHPSRESLLSRSRIIKYSIGSLLTLWLMMSIMPMLLLTELLFNSHNVSSNVTYMPGAKLSIILILLVLILLVYIMIKLNKSDKKLHIENGADLNLSFTIPKDTIIDYKAERKLRKDGKAIKKIKLGWFYSPDKTEEWLENMEMKGYNLYRMSRSGSTFHFMNGEPRNVKYSLDFQITVNDSYFEIHKTNGWKMIFTSFSSFTKHTLWGKEYSDEKPALYSDNSHIIKHAKKQCMVYCMLFTPLIIMYLFIIGSNIKMYLEGFPIIWPTLIIFSVCIIEFGYFVIKSLGYYLRTRKRFT; this is translated from the coding sequence ATGAGTAAGAGGGTATTTAGACCATTCTGGAGCCTTGATATTATAGAAACTGAAAATTGGTTATGTGAAATGTCAGCTAAAGGTTATTCCTTAAATAAGATTGAAGATATAACTAAAGTATTTGTCTTCGAAAAAGGCGAAATGAGCAGAGTACACTTTAGCATTTGCCGTCATAAAACAGGGATTAATGTTGCTTCGCAATCATTACTTACAAGCGGATGGTATAGTGTTTACACAAATGGAAAATGGACCATACTAGCAAATGAAAATGATGAATCTCAAATAAAAATACATCCTTCAAGAGAAAGTCTACTAAGTAGAAGTCGTATTATAAAATACTCTATAGGATCACTATTGACGTTGTGGTTAATGATGTCAATAATGCCAATGCTTTTACTTACCGAATTACTTTTTAATTCTCACAATGTTTCTTCGAATGTTACTTATATGCCAGGGGCTAAATTATCAATAATATTAATTTTATTAGTTTTAATATTATTAGTTTACATTATGATAAAACTTAATAAATCAGATAAAAAGCTTCATATAGAAAATGGTGCAGATTTAAATCTGAGCTTTACAATACCTAAAGACACAATAATAGATTATAAAGCAGAAAGAAAACTGCGTAAAGATGGAAAAGCTATTAAGAAAATTAAACTAGGTTGGTTTTATTCTCCAGATAAAACAGAAGAATGGCTTGAGAACATGGAAATGAAGGGTTATAACCTATATAGAATGAGCAGATCAGGTTCTACTTTTCACTTTATGAATGGAGAACCAAGAAACGTTAAATATTCTTTAGATTTTCAAATTACTGTAAATGACAGCTATTTTGAAATTCATAAGACTAACGGGTGGAAAATGATATTTACAAGTTTTTCAAGTTTTACAAAACATACATTATGGGGAAAAGAATATTCAGATGAAAAGCCAGCTTTATACTCGGATAATAGTCATATAATAAAACATGCAAAAAAGCAATGTATGGTGTATTGCATGTTATTTACTCCCTTAATTATAATGTATTTATTCATAATCGGCTCAAACATAAAAATGTATTTAGAAGGTTTCCCAATAATATGGCCAACATTAATAATATTTTCGGTATGCATAATTGAATTTGGATACTTTGTTATAAAATCTTTAGGCTACTATTTAAGAACTAGAAAGAGATTTACTTAA
- a CDS encoding pseudouridine-5'-phosphate glycosidase, whose protein sequence is MLTNYLDIKPEVAKALKEGRAVVALESTIISHGMPYPRNVETALKVEEIIRENGAVPATIAILNGRLKVGLTREEIEILGSGKNVIKTSRRDIPFIIANKADGATTVASTMIIAALAGVKVFATGGIGGVHRGAEQTFDISADLQELAHTSVAVICAGAKSILDIGLTLEYLETQGVPVVGFGTDELPAFYTRKSGFGVDYRIDSADTLALALKAKWDLGLNGGMVIANPIPVEYEMDYDVITNAITKALKELDEKGIKGKESTPFLLGKVKELTGGDSLDSNIQLVYNNAKVGAQIAVELAKLG, encoded by the coding sequence ATGTTAACAAATTACTTAGATATTAAACCAGAGGTTGCAAAGGCATTAAAAGAAGGGCGAGCAGTAGTGGCTTTAGAATCTACTATTATATCTCATGGAATGCCTTATCCAAGAAATGTTGAGACAGCACTCAAGGTAGAAGAAATAATAAGAGAAAATGGAGCAGTACCAGCTACTATTGCAATTCTTAATGGAAGACTAAAGGTAGGTTTAACTAGAGAGGAAATAGAAATACTTGGAAGTGGTAAAAATGTAATTAAAACCAGTAGACGGGATATTCCTTTTATAATAGCCAATAAGGCAGACGGAGCCACTACAGTAGCATCAACAATGATAATTGCTGCACTTGCAGGGGTTAAGGTTTTTGCTACAGGTGGTATAGGTGGAGTTCATAGAGGAGCAGAGCAGACTTTTGATATTTCAGCAGATCTTCAAGAATTGGCACATACGAGTGTTGCTGTAATTTGTGCAGGGGCAAAATCTATTTTAGACATAGGACTAACTTTAGAGTATCTAGAAACTCAAGGTGTTCCAGTTGTTGGATTTGGTACAGATGAACTTCCTGCTTTCTATACTAGAAAAAGTGGGTTTGGAGTAGATTATCGTATAGATTCAGCGGACACACTTGCTTTAGCCTTAAAGGCAAAATGGGATTTAGGATTAAATGGTGGCATGGTTATAGCTAACCCAATTCCAGTGGAGTATGAGATGGATTATGATGTTATAACTAATGCTATAACTAAGGCCTTAAAAGAACTAGATGAAAAAGGAATTAAAGGAAAAGAAAGTACACCGTTCTTACTTGGAAAAGTTAAAGAGCTTACTGGTGGAGATAGCCTAGATTCAAATATTCAATTAGTATATAATAATGCTAAAGTTGGAGCACAAATAGCTGTGGAACTTGCTAAGCTTGGGTAA
- a CDS encoding PfkB family carbohydrate kinase: protein MTNREQEILELIKKNPMISQKELADSLGITRSSVAVHISNLLKKGYVVGKGYILREQPYISIVGGTNIDIQGFPNNDLILKDSNPGEVKVSFGGVGRNIGENLVKLGIETKLISAVGDDVYGRKILEESRLINLNMEDSLILSEHATSTYLSILDGSGDMMVAIAYMDIMDKVSVDFIKNKKNIIENSKICIIDTNIPKDTIEYILTNYKGVDFFLDTVSTTKAKKVKDFIGYFHTIKPNRLEAEMLSGIKINNENDLKSVANYFLQKGVKRVFISLGEEGMYYDDGINSNHIRSPKIHVVNATGAGDAFLAALAYSHFNDFDIRYSTGFSMSAAILALSHENTINPNISVENINTKMKEIGLC, encoded by the coding sequence ATGACAAATAGAGAGCAAGAAATTTTAGAATTGATCAAGAAAAATCCTATGATTTCCCAAAAGGAACTAGCTGATTCCTTAGGAATTACACGTTCCAGTGTGGCGGTTCACATTAGTAATTTACTAAAAAAAGGATATGTTGTGGGTAAGGGTTATATCCTACGTGAACAGCCCTATATAAGTATTGTTGGTGGAACTAATATTGACATTCAGGGGTTTCCGAATAATGATTTAATATTAAAGGACTCTAATCCAGGAGAGGTAAAAGTTTCCTTTGGAGGTGTGGGAAGAAATATTGGTGAAAACCTAGTGAAATTAGGAATAGAAACTAAGCTTATTAGTGCAGTAGGTGATGATGTATATGGAAGGAAAATATTAGAAGAGTCAAGATTAATTAATCTTAATATGGAAGATTCCCTTATTTTAAGTGAACATGCTACTTCCACATATTTATCAATATTAGATGGTAGTGGAGATATGATGGTAGCAATAGCCTATATGGATATTATGGACAAGGTTAGTGTGGATTTTATTAAAAATAAGAAGAATATAATAGAAAATTCAAAGATTTGTATTATTGATACAAATATTCCAAAGGACACTATTGAATATATTTTAACTAATTATAAGGGTGTGGATTTTTTCCTAGATACGGTGTCTACAACTAAAGCTAAAAAAGTAAAGGATTTCATTGGTTATTTTCATACAATTAAACCTAATAGGCTTGAGGCTGAAATGTTATCAGGTATTAAAATAAACAATGAAAACGATTTAAAAAGTGTAGCAAATTACTTTTTACAAAAAGGAGTTAAAAGAGTGTTTATAAGTCTTGGGGAGGAAGGTATGTATTATGATGATGGGATTAATTCTAATCATATAAGAAGTCCCAAGATACATGTAGTTAATGCAACAGGAGCAGGGGATGCTTTTTTGGCAGCTTTAGCTTATAGTCATTTCAATGATTTTGATATAAGATACAGCACCGGATTTTCTATGAGTGCAGCAATACTCGCTCTGTCTCATGAAAATACTATTAACCCTAACATATCAGTAGAAAATATAAATACGAAGATGAAGGAGATAGGATTATGTTAA
- a CDS encoding NAD(P)H-dependent oxidoreductase subunit E, which yields MCLENLSNEKFKQLEDFIKTVPNDRSSLIEVLHKSQQIFGYLPNEVQDFVGEKLHVPTASVYGVVTFYSYFTTVPRGKYVINICTGTACFVRGAADILGEFERRLSISAGETTPDKKYTIETLRCVGACGLAPVVTVNGKVFGHFKTNDVIKILEMYS from the coding sequence GTGTGCTTAGAAAATTTATCTAATGAAAAATTTAAACAACTAGAGGATTTTATAAAAACCGTTCCTAATGACCGTAGTTCTTTAATCGAAGTCTTACATAAATCGCAACAAATATTTGGCTATCTTCCTAACGAAGTTCAGGATTTCGTTGGAGAAAAATTACATGTTCCTACAGCCTCAGTATACGGTGTTGTAACCTTTTACTCCTACTTCACTACAGTTCCAAGAGGTAAATATGTTATAAACATATGCACTGGAACGGCTTGTTTTGTTAGGGGAGCTGCTGATATATTAGGTGAGTTTGAAAGAAGGCTGAGCATATCTGCTGGAGAAACTACCCCGGATAAAAAATATACTATTGAAACACTTAGATGTGTAGGTGCCTGTGGACTTGCTCCAGTAGTAACAGTTAACGGTAAAGTTTTTGGTCATTTTAAAACCAATGATGTAATTAAAATTTTAGAAATGTACTCATAA
- the nuoF gene encoding NADH-quinone oxidoreductase subunit NuoF, protein MNKINSFEQLAKAHEDFTQLLKLRKFSHEQEISVEHTRCKREILVCGGTGCQSADSSLIIDNLNAKIKESGLSQEVTAHVTGCFGFCEKGPIVKIDPDNVFYVEVKPEDTDEIVQQHLLHGNVIERLLYEEPTLKQKVKRQDEISFYKKQNRIALRNCGLINPEDIKESIAEKGYMALGKVITTMSQDDIIKLISDSGLRGRGGGGFPTGKKWSFAKKYEAPQKYIICNADEGDPGAFMDRSILEGDPHSVLEAMAIAGFAIGASLGYIYIRAEYPLAIDRLKIAIEQARACGVLGNNILGTNFSFDVYLKYGAGAFVCGEETALIKSIEGYRGEPTNKPPFPAESGLWDKPTSVNNVETFACIPAIINKGSEWFSSIGTKTSKGTKVFALAGKINNVGLVEVPMGTTLREIIYDIGGGIKNGREFKAVQTGGPSGGCIPASLLDTPIDYESLNSIGSMMGSGGMIVMDEDNCMVDIAKFYLQFTLEESCGKCTPCRIGNTRLYEIVEKITKGRATEQDIANLKELGQIIKDTSLCGLGQTSPNPVLSNLKYFEEEFNAHVRDKHCPAGVCKELLMYEITDKCIGCTRCAKICPVTCIHGKVKELHVIDQNRCIKCGSCYEVCPVDAIIRK, encoded by the coding sequence TTGAATAAAATCAATTCTTTTGAACAACTTGCGAAAGCTCATGAGGATTTTACGCAATTATTAAAGCTCAGAAAATTCTCACATGAGCAAGAGATAAGCGTAGAACATACTAGATGTAAGCGTGAAATACTAGTTTGTGGTGGAACTGGGTGCCAATCTGCTGATAGTTCACTCATTATTGATAACTTGAACGCAAAGATAAAAGAGTCAGGATTATCTCAGGAAGTAACAGCACATGTAACAGGTTGCTTTGGATTTTGTGAAAAAGGTCCTATTGTAAAAATAGATCCTGACAATGTGTTTTATGTTGAAGTAAAACCTGAGGATACTGATGAAATAGTGCAGCAGCATTTGCTTCATGGTAATGTAATTGAAAGATTATTATATGAGGAACCAACTTTGAAACAAAAGGTTAAAAGGCAAGACGAAATATCCTTTTATAAAAAACAGAATAGAATTGCACTTAGAAACTGTGGTCTTATTAATCCTGAAGATATAAAAGAATCAATTGCTGAGAAAGGTTACATGGCCCTAGGCAAAGTTATTACTACAATGTCTCAGGATGATATTATTAAACTAATCTCTGATTCTGGACTTCGAGGACGTGGTGGCGGTGGTTTCCCTACAGGGAAAAAATGGTCTTTTGCTAAAAAATATGAAGCTCCGCAAAAATATATCATATGTAATGCAGATGAAGGGGATCCTGGTGCTTTTATGGATCGTTCCATACTAGAAGGGGATCCTCATAGTGTATTAGAAGCTATGGCTATTGCGGGATTCGCCATAGGTGCCTCCCTAGGTTATATATATATAAGAGCTGAGTACCCACTCGCAATTGATAGACTTAAAATAGCTATTGAACAGGCTCGCGCTTGTGGTGTTTTGGGTAACAATATCTTAGGAACTAACTTTAGCTTCGATGTGTACTTAAAATATGGTGCAGGTGCCTTTGTGTGTGGAGAAGAAACTGCCCTTATAAAATCCATTGAAGGATATCGTGGAGAACCCACAAATAAGCCACCCTTCCCAGCTGAAAGTGGTCTTTGGGATAAGCCTACAAGTGTTAACAATGTAGAAACCTTTGCATGCATCCCCGCCATTATAAATAAAGGTTCAGAATGGTTCAGCTCTATAGGAACAAAAACTTCTAAAGGAACCAAAGTTTTTGCTCTTGCAGGCAAAATCAATAATGTTGGTCTCGTTGAAGTTCCAATGGGAACTACACTCCGAGAAATCATATATGATATTGGCGGTGGCATTAAAAATGGACGTGAATTTAAAGCCGTTCAAACTGGTGGCCCTTCTGGAGGGTGCATTCCAGCTTCTCTTTTGGATACACCAATAGACTATGAATCACTAAATTCTATAGGCTCCATGATGGGCTCTGGTGGGATGATTGTAATGGATGAGGATAACTGCATGGTGGATATTGCAAAATTCTATCTCCAATTTACTTTAGAAGAGTCTTGTGGTAAATGCACTCCTTGTAGAATAGGCAATACTAGATTGTACGAAATAGTAGAAAAAATAACAAAAGGTAGAGCTACCGAGCAAGATATAGCTAATTTGAAGGAGCTTGGTCAAATTATAAAGGATACATCTCTTTGTGGCCTTGGCCAAACCTCTCCAAATCCTGTTCTAAGTAATCTAAAATATTTTGAAGAGGAATTCAATGCTCATGTACGAGATAAACACTGTCCTGCTGGAGTATGTAAAGAATTATTAATGTATGAAATAACAGACAAGTGTATAGGTTGCACTCGTTGCGCTAAAATTTGTCCCGTTACCTGTATACATGGAAAAGTTAAAGAGCTCCATGTTATTGATCAAAATAGATGCATTAAATGTGGTTCATGCTATGAAGTATGCCCAGTAGATGCCATAATCAGAAAATAA